One region of Clostridiales bacterium genomic DNA includes:
- a CDS encoding LysR family transcriptional regulator — protein sequence MDTEKCRALLAVLEAGSLSAAAEKLDYTPSGLSRMMAALEQELGFPLLSRSHSGVQPTRACRTLLPTLRELTHWSGLLDAQAAEIRGVETGTIAVGCVYGAYYGWLSRCIARFCEVYPGIEVQVLQGNSSQLTRAVCEHTADFCITSFREGDFDWIPLYADPMVAWLPPEHPLAGGRTFPLAAFATEPTIATYMHQDTDNARVFAHAGITPNVRYTTVDSRATFAMVQAGLGVSLNNQLITRGWDTTGIVILPVDPPQYAEIGIAAPAPEELSPAAKRFLAFARQTLRTDPEAAELGKEQA from the coding sequence ATGGACACGGAAAAATGCCGCGCACTGCTGGCCGTGCTCGAGGCCGGGAGCCTCTCGGCGGCGGCGGAAAAACTGGACTATACCCCCTCCGGCCTGAGCCGGATGATGGCGGCGCTCGAGCAGGAGCTGGGCTTCCCACTGCTGAGCCGCTCGCACAGCGGCGTGCAGCCGACGCGCGCCTGCCGGACGCTGCTGCCGACGCTGCGGGAGCTGACGCACTGGAGCGGTCTGCTCGACGCGCAGGCAGCCGAGATCCGCGGCGTCGAGACCGGCACGATCGCCGTCGGCTGCGTCTACGGGGCGTACTACGGCTGGCTCAGCCGCTGCATCGCCCGCTTTTGCGAAGTTTACCCCGGCATCGAGGTGCAGGTCCTGCAGGGCAACAGCAGCCAGCTCACGCGCGCCGTGTGCGAGCACACGGCCGACTTCTGCATCACGAGCTTCCGCGAGGGCGACTTTGACTGGATCCCGCTGTACGCCGACCCCATGGTCGCGTGGCTGCCGCCGGAGCACCCGCTGGCCGGAGGCAGGACGTTCCCGCTCGCGGCGTTTGCGACCGAGCCGACCATTGCGACCTATATGCACCAGGACACGGACAACGCGCGCGTGTTCGCCCACGCGGGCATCACGCCGAACGTCCGCTACACGACTGTGGACAGCCGCGCCACCTTTGCCATGGTGCAGGCCGGTCTCGGCGTGAGCCTGAACAACCAACTCATCACCCGCGGCTGGGACACGACCGGCATCGTGATCCTCCCGGTCGATCCGCCGCAGTATGCCGAGATCGGCATCGCCGCGCCCGCGCCGGAGGAGCTGTCCCCGGCGGCGAAGCGGTTTCTCGCCTTTGCCCGGCAGACCCTGCGCACGGACCCCGAGGCCGCGGAACTTGGAAAGGAGCAAGCATGA
- a CDS encoding DMT family transporter → MGKFTLLAVRFLLAFAFLAALFRRRLLQIDRRTLLSDLAMGSIYFCVMTAELTALKTVETSTVSFVTNTAVVIVPLIQAALSRRWLERRVLFGALACLLGMALLTLRGGLTLTPGVGYCILEAFLYSTAILVTDRLTHAGADPLLSGVVQVGFLGALALIASFLFETPHLPGSGTEWLVVLALALVCSGFGFTLQPVAQSGTTADHAALFCALNPFVAAALGAVCFHEHFGIVGQLGGALILAGIVVSCWPQKTGG, encoded by the coding sequence ATGGGCAAATTCACGCTGCTGGCGGTGCGGTTTTTGTTGGCGTTTGCATTTCTGGCGGCGCTGTTCCGGCGGCGGCTGCTGCAGATCGACCGGCGCACGCTGCTGAGCGATCTTGCCATGGGCAGCATCTATTTTTGCGTCATGACGGCGGAGCTCACGGCACTGAAAACCGTGGAGACCTCTACCGTGTCGTTCGTGACGAACACGGCCGTCGTCATCGTGCCGCTCATTCAGGCGGCGCTCAGCCGCCGCTGGCTGGAGCGCCGTGTGCTGTTCGGCGCGCTGGCGTGCCTGCTGGGCATGGCACTGCTGACGCTGCGCGGCGGTCTCACGCTCACGCCGGGCGTCGGGTACTGCATTCTGGAGGCGTTTTTGTATTCGACGGCCATCCTCGTGACCGACCGGCTCACGCACGCCGGAGCGGACCCCCTGCTGTCCGGCGTGGTGCAGGTGGGGTTTCTGGGCGCGCTGGCGCTGATCGCGTCGTTTCTGTTCGAGACGCCGCACCTGCCCGGCAGCGGCACGGAGTGGCTGGTCGTGCTGGCGCTGGCGCTCGTGTGCAGCGGCTTTGGCTTCACGCTCCAGCCGGTCGCGCAGAGCGGGACGACGGCGGACCACGCGGCGCTGTTTTGCGCGCTCAATCCCTTCGTTGCGGCAGCGCTGGGCGCGGTGTGCTTTCACGAGCACTTCGGCATTGTGGGCCAGCTCGGCGGCGCGCTGATCCTGGCAGGGATCGTCGTGTCCTGCTGGCCGCAGAAAACCGGCGGATGA